The Raphanus sativus cultivar WK10039 unplaced genomic scaffold, ASM80110v3 Scaffold0700, whole genome shotgun sequence nucleotide sequence ATAATATTGTGGTGTACAAGTAGACTGGATTTAATTGGGCCTAAGCCTATGAACACCCGGCCCAATAAGGGCAACCAAACTCTCCaaacgaaataaaataaaataaaataaactttttctctctcgtgtttcttcttcttccccaatCTCCTTCCAAAGTCTCTCTCTATAATCTTGTCTTTTCTCTCTCCATGTCCGAACGCATCCTGTCTCAAAAACCATCGATACAAACCTCGATCCTTCTCCACTAGCAACTGATCTACACGTCAAACAAAACGGTCTCACGCATCTCTTCTGTACAGCTATTATGGCCGCCGTCTCCTCCAACCCTCGCACCGTCGAAGAGATCTTCAAAGATTACACCTCTCGCCGCGCCGCTCTTCTCCGTGCCTTAACCAAAggtcctctcctctctctctctctctaaagttCCAACCTTTCTTCGTAATAATAATGCCCTAACTCAATTCgatttcttctcttttgtctctctctccAGATGTTGATGATTTCTACTCTCAATGCGATCCGGGTAAGTCCGGTTTAGCATTAACCGCCAAGAAAGTTTTggtcttttttattttatttttttaattgagattttgtttttgtttttgtcctTGTAGAGAAGGAGAATTTGTGTTTGTATGGACATCCGAATGAGTCGTGGGAAGTGAATCTACCGGCGGAGGAAGTTCCTCCCGAGCTTCCCGAGCCTGCGCTTGGTATCAATTTCGCTAGGGATGGTATGCAGAGGAAAGATTGGCTCTCTCTTGTTGCTGTCCATAGTGACTGTTGGTTGCTCTCTGTTTCTTTCTACTTTGGTGCTCGCCTTAATCGCAACGAGAGGTGTGTgtattcttcttccttctttttcttaCAGTTTGTTACAGTGTGTTCTCAATTGTTTTTTGAGTTATGATGAAGCCAAGTCTTGTTTTTACTTTGTTCTTATTCTTACATGAAACCGTATTTGCTTTCCTGTTATGTTTTTTTGGGGGCTCTTTTAAAGGATAAAGTGTGTAGTGAAATCTTGAAGAAAAATTGAGACGTTTGTGATAATTAGTGCAGCTTGCTTGGAATGAGATTGATTGATGTGTTTTGCCCTTTGATGTGtgtggatctttttttttttcttaggcCATGTTTTGATGGGGATTGACTTATACTTAATACTAATGAGCTCATATCACTATTAAATAtgttaacataaaaaaaaaattgtatgtttccattgttcttttttttccaaGAGAGAAGCTGTTTTGGCATTTTAGATGGGTAACTATTTTTGGTCCATGAGACTAGACTTTGATTTACCTCGCCAAGTAGTTTCATTATACATCAACAGATCTCTAAAATGGTGGCTTCTCTATCGTTTTAGTCTCTGTCATGTTTTCAGTAGATTTAGTAAAAAACATGGTGGATGAACATCACATAGATTCACCCATGGTGTACTGATTAAGTCTGTAGCTTCTCTCATATCTCTATCACAGTGTATTTGTCCATTCATGGAGTTATATGTCCACAAACACATGTTTTCAATTTGCAGGAAGCGGCTATTCAGTCTGATCAACGATCACCCAACTCTCTTTGATGTAGTGACTGGTAGGAAACCAATCAAAGACAACAAGCCAAGCTCAGATTCCGGAAGCAAATCCAGAAACGGTGGCACTAAGGTACTACATTGATAAATATATCTtcctttcctttttctttttttttgatttgtaGATTTTTGGGTTATATAtcctttaaacaaaaaaaatgggGTTTGTTGCAGAGATCAATAGAAGGGCAGCCAAAGAGCACAACACCAAAACTGATGGAAGAGAGGTAcgaagaggaggaggatgaagaagaggaagacgagcATGGAGACACTCTCTGTGGAAGCTGTGGAGGCAACTACACACAAGATGAGTTCTGGATCGGCTGTGACGTCTGTGAACGTTGGTACCATGGCAAATGCGTGAAGATCACTCCCGCCAAAGCAGACAGCATCAAGCAGTATAAATGCCCACCTTGCTGTGCAAAGAAAGGAAGACagtgatcatcatcatctcccaGAGACTCTGGTTATCATGTCTTAATCGATATATTAATCAACCTTCCttctatcttttgtttttttaaccttataattttaaaagcaTACAAAACTCTCTCTTTTTGGATCTCTGTAAAAGGAATTCAAGAAGTTGAGAGAGTGTAGCAACAACAACTGTTTTAAGTATTATTATTCAGATAAGAAAACTGGTTTGTTCCATCAAATATGTCACGGACTCAGGGGGGAATTTGTATAATGTAGTCGAAGCTTAAGCATTGAACTTCATTTTGCACTCTTATGTTTAatctttctttttgtctttgttaGCTCTCTTTCCATCTATGTTAAGGTCTTgctttttttcataatttttaaggTCCGTTtgattattttctgaaattATATGAGATTCCAAAGTAGATTTTGATTGTAAATAGCTTTTGTAGGTCAATAAGATGTCAAAACATATAGGTTTGTAAATGACAACAACGGAAGAATAGATAGTGACCATCATTTTACACTAGGCCCATATTAGCCCAATGGGTACAATCTGCTCATGGAGAATATTTTTACCGTATGTATAGCCCAAACAAGAAAACTAGTTAGTATAATTCACCTATTTAAAGAGATAGAACTAGTACCAGAACCTACTTTGGGATTGCTAACCATGCTATCTAAACACCCTTTGCCGCAGCAGTAACATGTTACCAGTGGCAAAGCTGCATTATGTTTAGATCTTTCATTAGATCAAAATACCTTCACGTTCGAATCtaatcttttaaaatgaaaacatacGATTTACAATTTGACCAAAGCAACTTGTATTCAAATATCAAATTTcagcaaaaaagaaaacttgtatttaaattttaaagaacTTAAACCGGATCTCACAAGCTAATAAAAAAATGGTCAACACGAGATATTTATTATTGCGTTCACAGTC carries:
- the LOC108807570 gene encoding PHD finger protein ALFIN-LIKE 2-like, with the protein product MAAVSSNPRTVEEIFKDYTSRRAALLRALTKDVDDFYSQCDPEKENLCLYGHPNESWEVNLPAEEVPPELPEPALGINFARDGMQRKDWLSLVAVHSDCWLLSVSFYFGARLNRNERKRLFSLINDHPTLFDVVTGRKPIKDNKPSSDSGSKSRNGGTKRSIEGQPKSTTPKLMEERYEEEEDEEEEDEHGDTLCGSCGGNYTQDEFWIGCDVCERWYHGKCVKITPAKADSIKQYKCPPCCAKKGRQ